In a single window of the Anaerocolumna cellulosilytica genome:
- a CDS encoding transglutaminase domain-containing protein, whose translation MIKKRYTISAFVFTILILICVKFTNQLITISASTKSTTIALNMTSTYLTKGESTTLKITGTPKKIIWTSTNKNIAVVTSAGKVTAVGYGNAYINATVNNKDYKCKITVVNPAKITFQPTYTTVFVNGDEISLNPVSNLYSASDIKKMGISYKVTGNTTVKINNTGMVTADSAGDFKVVASVHGKKIKTIDMKAVTYDGFVVPDLWLETNIEEYVGFAKDILPLMKDVEIISTNNEIAVAEKSYHIDLNSNYKRCEGIYVKGIKEGTCYIKVTVAGITKELKVVVGDGYEKLDPVGAVKSNDLSGYTGKALDTLTAVRKFLDDNNLFSSTLSDKEKVTLIQTYLNSTYSGKFVDDTYKDLISGVIMTGSGVCASYAETFSFLCDIIGIEVYYCIGSADNGSGYGFAGHAWNKAKIDGTWYYIDTYWNAGLKSFKYFLSEKLWADHRLIEEGYFFVIMNSGVPPYSNSLE comes from the coding sequence ATGATAAAAAAACGGTATACCATCAGTGCATTTGTTTTTACAATTCTTATCTTAATCTGTGTTAAATTTACAAATCAATTGATTACGATATCTGCGTCAACGAAATCTACTACTATCGCATTAAATATGACAAGTACATACCTGACAAAAGGAGAATCCACAACATTAAAAATAACAGGAACCCCTAAGAAAATCATCTGGACTTCTACAAATAAAAATATTGCAGTAGTTACAAGTGCCGGAAAAGTTACAGCAGTCGGATATGGAAATGCTTATATAAATGCTACTGTAAATAATAAAGATTATAAATGTAAAATTACTGTCGTAAATCCTGCAAAAATAACGTTTCAACCTACTTATACTACTGTATTTGTTAATGGAGATGAAATCAGTTTAAATCCGGTATCAAACCTTTATAGTGCATCTGATATAAAAAAGATGGGAATCAGCTATAAAGTTACCGGTAATACCACTGTTAAAATTAATAATACTGGAATGGTAACAGCGGACTCAGCCGGAGATTTCAAAGTTGTGGCCTCGGTACACGGTAAAAAGATTAAGACCATTGATATGAAGGCAGTTACTTATGATGGTTTTGTCGTTCCGGATTTGTGGCTTGAAACAAATATTGAAGAATATGTGGGTTTTGCAAAAGATATTCTGCCGCTAATGAAGGATGTTGAGATTATTTCAACAAACAATGAGATTGCTGTTGCGGAAAAAAGCTATCATATAGACTTAAACAGTAATTATAAGCGGTGTGAAGGCATCTATGTAAAAGGTATAAAAGAAGGAACCTGCTATATTAAAGTAACGGTAGCAGGTATCACAAAAGAATTAAAAGTAGTTGTTGGAGACGGATATGAAAAACTGGATCCTGTCGGTGCAGTCAAAAGCAATGATTTAAGTGGTTATACAGGTAAAGCACTGGATACGCTGACGGCAGTTAGGAAGTTTTTAGATGATAATAACTTATTTTCTTCAACCCTAAGCGACAAAGAAAAAGTTACCTTAATACAGACTTATCTGAATTCAACGTATAGCGGCAAATTTGTTGATGATACCTATAAAGATCTTATATCTGGGGTGATAATGACTGGTAGCGGGGTGTGTGCATCTTATGCAGAAACTTTTAGTTTTCTATGTGATATCATTGGAATAGAAGTATACTATTGTATTGGAAGTGCGGACAATGGAAGTGGATACGGATTTGCTGGACATGCCTGGAATAAGGCAAAGATTGATGGAACTTGGTATTATATAGATACTTATTGGAATGCAGGACTTAAAAGTTTTAAATACTTCTTATCAGAAAAACTTTGGGCTGATCATAGATTAATTGAAGAAGGATACTTTTTTGTAATTATGAATAGTGGTGTACCACCATATAGTAATTCATTGGAATAG
- a CDS encoding class D sortase yields MGNLTPDDTTISYSQQDFTADIFWHYRIGSEIPENKNLSSYILERMNVLDIKLQEKSNSLDNLYPVRPELGEKIGELSIPKLKITLPVYEGTEDNELKRGVGHYADSVLPGENDNSVLSGHRDTVFRNLESLEKGDLLIINTYAGEFFYKIKKFRIVDEDDRTVIVPKPGATLTLTTCSPFDFIGPAPKRYIITAYLFNKNLIE; encoded by the coding sequence ATGGGTAACTTGACACCGGACGATACTACAATATCCTATAGCCAACAGGATTTCACAGCAGATATCTTTTGGCATTACAGAATCGGGTCTGAAATTCCAGAAAATAAAAACCTTTCTTCTTATATTTTAGAACGAATGAATGTGTTAGATATTAAGCTCCAGGAAAAGAGTAACTCTTTGGACAACTTATATCCTGTAAGACCAGAATTAGGTGAAAAAATAGGTGAGCTTAGTATTCCAAAACTAAAAATTACTTTGCCTGTATACGAAGGAACAGAAGATAATGAGTTAAAAAGGGGTGTAGGTCATTATGCTGACAGCGTATTACCTGGAGAGAATGATAATTCTGTATTATCTGGGCATAGAGATACTGTATTCAGAAATCTTGAATCTCTGGAAAAAGGGGATTTGTTAATTATCAATACCTATGCAGGCGAATTTTTTTATAAGATCAAGAAATTTCGTATAGTTGATGAAGATGATAGAACCGTTATTGTGCCTAAGCCTGGTGCCACGTTAACACTGACAACCTGCTCCCCCTTTGATTTTATAGGTCCCGCACCTAAAAGATATATTATAACAGCTTATCTCTTTAATAAAAATTTGATAGAATGA
- a CDS encoding sigma-70 family RNA polymerase sigma factor produces MQINTYDESLRECVNIIADETINMGKDLPKNDITEQMYRYHSSNSEIREAGTAEIINDYTKFISYIINTRYASYKSDWEELMQQGVLGILNALQTYDPALSKPTTYFYSYIVHELTDYVSNYKSTVSPYYAAQINKVKNSISELEKKGIQYTEHEISVLTGFSIESVCRILDLINRTNILHYESDDYLESCLTQNEKSPETHYIINEQNRIIHDALLCLPQIERKIILLKIGFSIEKQTYKAIAKQVNLPVEQVKQLYQQGLQKLRRQPEMRKEFGDYTNRYNRKIINDIQIHLFSESNNSVITDTIKEICF; encoded by the coding sequence ATGCAAATTAATACTTATGACGAATCGTTGAGAGAATGTGTAAACATTATAGCTGATGAAACAATTAACATGGGAAAAGATTTGCCCAAGAACGATATCACTGAGCAGATGTACAGGTATCATTCCTCGAATTCCGAAATTCGTGAAGCTGGAACGGCAGAAATTATAAATGATTATACAAAATTTATTAGCTATATCATAAACACCCGTTATGCCAGTTATAAAAGTGACTGGGAAGAACTTATGCAGCAAGGTGTATTAGGTATATTAAATGCTTTGCAGACATATGATCCTGCCCTCAGTAAACCTACTACCTACTTTTATAGTTATATCGTTCATGAACTTACTGATTACGTTAGTAATTATAAAAGTACCGTATCTCCGTACTATGCGGCACAAATAAATAAAGTTAAAAATTCTATATCAGAATTAGAAAAGAAAGGTATTCAATATACGGAGCATGAAATATCCGTATTGACAGGCTTTAGTATAGAATCTGTATGCAGAATACTTGATTTAATTAACCGCACAAATATATTGCATTATGAGTCAGATGATTATTTGGAATCCTGTTTAACCCAAAATGAAAAATCACCTGAGACTCATTATATTATTAATGAACAGAATAGAATAATACATGATGCTTTACTCTGTCTCCCACAAATAGAGCGGAAAATTATTCTTCTTAAAATAGGCTTTTCAATAGAAAAACAGACTTATAAAGCAATTGCAAAACAGGTTAATTTGCCTGTTGAGCAGGTTAAGCAACTCTACCAGCAAGGACTCCAAAAACTAAGGAGACAGCCTGAGATGAGAAAAGAGTTTGGGGATTATACAAATCGTTATAATAGAAAAATTATAAATGACATTCAGATTCACCTTTTTTCTGAAAGTAACAATTCAGTAATAACCGATACTATCAAAGAAATTTGTTTTTAG
- a CDS encoding peptide deformylase, protein MIKEIVKDQEKLKAPCKKATKNDLGLIKDLIDTAEFHKERCLGLAANQLGYDKCIIIVADMEGKWISMVNPIIIHKSTEQYSHEESCLSLDGYRKVTRFKSVDVIYFDKKMKIQKMRYFGRLAAEIQHEIDHLNGILI, encoded by the coding sequence ATGATTAAAGAGATAGTGAAAGATCAGGAGAAACTCAAAGCTCCATGTAAAAAAGCAACAAAGAATGACTTAGGGTTGATAAAAGATTTAATTGATACAGCAGAGTTTCATAAAGAAAGATGTCTAGGGTTGGCAGCCAATCAATTAGGCTATGACAAATGTATAATTATAGTAGCAGATATGGAAGGAAAGTGGATTTCAATGGTTAATCCAATAATAATTCATAAATCAACGGAACAATACAGTCATGAGGAAAGCTGTTTATCACTGGATGGATACCGAAAAGTGACTCGCTTTAAAAGTGTGGATGTTATTTATTTTGATAAGAAAATGAAAATCCAGAAGATGAGATACTTTGGAAGATTGGCAGCAGAGATTCAACATGAGATAGATCATTTAAATGGTATATTGATTTAG
- a CDS encoding DUF6273 domain-containing protein, translated as MSGLKRVVKALLCIILLVGVVIIGAENFTTVSAEVKPTASVTKKTLYVKGSPYTIKVNNASAKAVITYSSSNKAVATVSKSGVITPVKTGTATVTVKVVQNGSTYNSKIAVAVKESKVISYLQYGTKEVTECYDNEDYNLGVYFPDLENYKYSYTLSDSAIIDITKSHENDGIYKIYFKTLKLGSVTITVKENFTGLSYSKKINVVNSDSDVEYKGEMITFGCYPQSEVVGIELTDEIVNADYNDNEATINGVKYLRITYRDVKYTMNSSYKWNWEQERTEVPYHYFRYEPIAWRVLNDDNGTLLLVSDKILYNENYNNASEAITWEKASIRNELNTMFLHQAFSENEQKSILTTTVENKDTKTVFRYDEEKNKIIEDTSNGKGGKGGKSTKDKVFLLSLEETLNPQYWTGIKKNSNMLQRAEFLNSRMAYCSDYALFSGCIANSKSRSSQWMLRSPAESNYFVSGVSFLGDVSSYGADSWTAYFGIRPAIKIKRSELNR; from the coding sequence GTGAGTGGGTTAAAAAGAGTAGTAAAAGCGTTATTATGTATAATTTTATTAGTTGGTGTTGTAATTATAGGAGCAGAAAACTTTACAACAGTTAGTGCAGAAGTAAAACCGACTGCAAGTGTTACAAAGAAAACACTGTATGTAAAAGGTAGTCCATATACCATAAAGGTAAACAATGCTTCAGCAAAGGCGGTTATTACTTATTCATCTAGTAATAAAGCAGTTGCCACTGTTAGCAAATCAGGTGTGATTACGCCTGTAAAGACAGGGACTGCTACTGTAACTGTAAAAGTAGTTCAAAATGGAAGTACCTATAATTCTAAGATAGCAGTGGCTGTGAAGGAATCAAAAGTAATCAGTTATTTACAATATGGAACCAAAGAAGTGACAGAATGTTATGATAACGAAGATTATAATTTAGGAGTATATTTTCCTGATTTGGAAAACTATAAGTACTCCTATACTTTAAGTGACAGTGCTATCATTGATATTACTAAAAGTCATGAAAATGATGGAATCTACAAAATTTACTTTAAAACATTAAAACTTGGTAGTGTTACCATTACCGTGAAAGAAAATTTTACGGGTTTATCTTACAGTAAAAAAATTAATGTAGTAAATTCGGACTCGGATGTAGAGTATAAAGGAGAAATGATAACGTTCGGATGCTATCCCCAATCAGAAGTAGTGGGAATAGAGCTGACGGATGAAATCGTGAATGCAGATTATAATGACAATGAGGCTACCATAAATGGTGTTAAATATCTTAGAATTACTTATCGAGATGTCAAATACACAATGAATAGCTCTTATAAGTGGAATTGGGAACAAGAAAGAACCGAAGTTCCGTATCACTATTTCAGATATGAACCGATTGCTTGGCGTGTATTAAATGATGATAATGGGACATTATTGTTAGTATCAGATAAAATTTTATATAATGAAAACTATAATAATGCAAGTGAAGCAATAACTTGGGAGAAAGCCTCTATAAGAAATGAATTAAACACCATGTTTTTGCATCAGGCTTTTAGCGAAAATGAACAAAAAAGCATTTTGACGACAACAGTAGAGAATAAAGACACAAAAACAGTTTTTCGCTATGATGAAGAAAAGAATAAGATAATTGAGGATACCAGTAATGGTAAGGGGGGTAAAGGTGGGAAAAGTACGAAGGATAAAGTGTTTTTATTGTCATTGGAGGAGACATTGAATCCACAGTATTGGACTGGTATTAAGAAAAATTCCAATATGCTACAGCGTGCTGAATTTTTAAATAGCAGAATGGCGTATTGTAGTGACTACGCATTGTTTTCCGGTTGTATAGCAAATTCTAAATCTCGTAGCAGCCAATGGATGCTTCGGTCTCCGGCCGAAAGCAATTATTTTGTATCTGGAGTTTCATTTTTAGGAGACGTCAGCAGCTATGGAGCTGACTCGTGGACGGCTTATTTTGGCATTCGACCTGCAATTAAAATTAAAAGAAGTGAATTAAATAGATAA
- a CDS encoding IS3 family transposase (programmed frameshift), which yields MSTSKTGTRYDEDFKRTLVNLYQSGGKTQAALCKEYGVSLTALTRWIKQYSTVKTDDGEVLTAKQVKDLQKRNAQLEEELLILKKANCHLHATLQQRLDAVHKLRFQHDIKILCNVLGVNRSTYYKHFHSVPAERTKENQEIAKRILHIYADYNKRLGAYKITYVLQRDHGIHISVGRVYRLMKTLQLPRMSTVKPYRNYRHKDTGNCTNHLHQEFNQKSPDIVWASDFTYIKVSGKWYYLCIVMDLFSRKIISWNISARPDVTLVMTAFKKAYDKRKYPTGLMFHSDRGSQYTAFSFRQLLDSLNVVQSFSKKGYPFDNACCECFFKYLKKEETNRKTYYSLQELQLSVFEYIEGFYNSRRPHSSLGMLTPNEKEELFWNQA from the exons ATGTCCACAAGTAAAACTGGAACACGGTATGACGAGGACTTCAAACGTACTCTCGTTAACCTTTATCAATCTGGCGGTAAAACACAGGCTGCTCTCTGTAAAGAATACGGTGTTTCCCTAACCGCTCTTACCCGTTGGATCAAGCAATACTCAACCGTCAAAACGGATGATGGCGAGGTCTTGACCGCCAAACAAGTGAAGGATCTTCAAAAACGCAATGCTCAGCTTGAGGAGGAACTCCTCATACTAAAAAAAGCGA ATTGCCATCTTCACGCCACACTCCAGCAACGATTAGATGCTGTTCATAAGCTTCGTTTTCAGCATGACATAAAGATTCTTTGCAATGTATTAGGTGTAAACAGAAGTACCTATTATAAGCATTTTCACTCAGTACCTGCTGAACGCACCAAGGAAAATCAGGAGATAGCCAAACGGATTCTCCATATCTACGCCGATTATAACAAGCGTCTTGGTGCATATAAGATTACTTATGTCCTCCAGCGTGATCATGGCATTCACATCAGTGTTGGACGAGTGTACCGCCTGATGAAAACACTTCAATTACCACGAATGTCAACGGTGAAGCCATATCGTAACTATCGGCATAAAGATACTGGCAATTGCACCAATCATCTCCATCAGGAGTTCAACCAGAAATCCCCTGACATTGTCTGGGCAAGTGATTTCACTTATATCAAAGTTTCTGGGAAATGGTATTATCTCTGTATTGTAATGGATCTATTTTCTCGCAAAATCATTTCCTGGAACATTTCAGCAAGACCTGATGTCACTTTGGTAATGACTGCATTCAAAAAAGCTTATGATAAAAGGAAATACCCTACAGGCCTCATGTTCCACTCTGATCGGGGATCTCAATATACTGCATTTTCATTCAGACAGTTATTGGATTCTCTTAATGTAGTGCAGTCATTTTCTAAGAAAGGTTATCCCTTCGACAATGCCTGCTGTGAATGTTTCTTCAAATATTTGAAAAAAGAAGAAACCAACCGAAAAACCTATTACTCTTTACAGGAGCTGCAGCTATCTGTATTTGAGTATATTGAAGGTTTCTATAACTCCAGAAGACCACACAGTTCTCTTGGAATGCTAACACCCAATGAAAAGGAGGAACTCTTCTGGAATCAAGCTTAG
- a CDS encoding DUF6273 domain-containing protein translates to MEQAFSDSEQKDILTATLENKDTKTVFRFDNENKKIVEDISNGKGGKGGKTTKDKVFLLSLDEALNPQYWSGIKTNYDLFQRANSLNDRIAYCTDYALFSGCTIDSKILSSDWMLRSPAESNYFVSGVSFLGNVSSYGADSWTTYFGIRPAIKIKRSELYK, encoded by the coding sequence TTGGAACAGGCCTTTAGTGATAGTGAACAAAAGGATATTTTAACGGCGACATTAGAGAATAAAGATACAAAAACTGTTTTTCGCTTTGATAATGAAAATAAAAAAATAGTAGAAGATATTAGTAATGGTAAGGGAGGAAAAGGAGGAAAAACGACAAAAGACAAGGTGTTTTTATTGTCTTTGGATGAAGCATTAAATCCACAGTATTGGTCAGGTATTAAGACGAATTATGATTTGTTTCAACGCGCTAACTCTTTAAATGATAGAATTGCTTATTGTACAGATTACGCCCTATTTTCAGGTTGTACTATAGATTCAAAGATATTAAGTAGTGATTGGATGTTGAGGTCACCGGCTGAGAGCAATTATTTTGTGTCAGGAGTTTCATTCTTAGGAAATGTCAGTAGCTATGGAGCCGATTCGTGGACTACTTATTTCGGAATTCGTCCTGCAATCAAAATCAAAAGAAGTGAGTTGTATAAGTAA
- a CDS encoding integrase core domain-containing protein — protein MQYLGIRHKIICPSTPRHNGKVERSHHKDNEHFYATHCFFSFDDFSKQLKYI, from the coding sequence TTGCAATATTTAGGGATAAGACATAAAATAATCTGTCCATCTACACCAAGGCATAATGGTAAAGTAGAGCGTAGCCATCACAAGGACAATGAACATTTTTATGCTACACATTGTTTCTTTTCTTTTGATGACTTTTCAAAACAGCTAAAATATATATAA
- a CDS encoding DUF6273 domain-containing protein codes for MSGLKSVVKTLLCIILLVGVVIIGAENFTTVSAEVKPTASVTKKTLYVKGSPYTIKVNNALAKAVITYSSSNKAVATVSKSGVVTPVKTGSTTVTVKVVQNGSTYNSCIDINVKEMNIINYIEHGNKKVTTCYNNEEYMYAFIIPDLNKYSYSYKLDKDDVIKVTDNWEEAGYLKILFKTLKQGKVSITVKERTTGITYKKVINIVNSDEEIKYNGEIVYFGSYPQSEVDEENLTDDIINADYNNNEAEVDGVKYLRLTYKDVYFEMNNSYQWDWDIEKNEVPYHYFKYEPISWRVLSDSKGDLMLLSDRILFCENYNNSNELVTWEKANIREELNSSFFEMAFNDIEQDNILITSVKNEDTKLVFRYDSKKSKVVEETSNGIGGKGGEATKDKVFLLSLEDALNPKYWIGIKENLSILQRANPLPDRMAYCSTYALFSGCIINSKTLSSQWMLRSPAENNYFVSGLTNNGAVSSYGANVWTAYLGIRPAIRIKRSSLNN; via the coding sequence GTGAGTGGGTTAAAAAGTGTAGTAAAAACGTTATTATGTATAATTTTATTAGTTGGTGTTGTAATTATAGGAGCAGAGAACTTTACAACAGTTAGTGCAGAAGTAAAACCGACTGCAAGTGTTACAAAGAAAACACTGTATGTAAAAGGTAGTCCATATACCATAAAGGTAAACAATGCTTTAGCAAAGGCGGTTATTACTTATTCATCTAGTAATAAAGCAGTTGCCACTGTTAGCAAATCAGGTGTGGTTACGCCTGTAAAGACAGGGTCTACTACTGTAACTGTAAAAGTAGTTCAGAATGGAAGTACCTATAACTCGTGTATAGATATTAATGTAAAGGAAATGAATATCATAAATTATATTGAACATGGTAACAAAAAAGTAACTACATGTTATAATAACGAAGAATATATGTACGCATTCATTATTCCTGATTTAAACAAGTATAGTTATTCCTATAAATTAGACAAAGACGATGTCATTAAAGTAACAGATAATTGGGAAGAAGCGGGGTATCTAAAAATTCTATTCAAGACATTGAAACAAGGTAAAGTTAGCATTACTGTTAAAGAAAGGACTACAGGAATAACTTATAAGAAAGTAATCAATATAGTTAATTCAGATGAAGAAATAAAATATAATGGTGAAATTGTGTACTTTGGATCATATCCACAATCAGAAGTTGATGAAGAAAACTTGACAGATGATATTATTAATGCAGATTATAATAATAATGAAGCTGAAGTAGATGGTGTTAAGTATCTTAGGCTTACCTATAAAGATGTTTATTTTGAAATGAATAATTCATATCAATGGGATTGGGATATCGAGAAAAATGAGGTTCCATATCATTATTTTAAGTATGAGCCAATATCCTGGAGGGTGTTATCGGATTCAAAAGGAGATCTAATGTTATTATCAGATCGTATACTATTCTGTGAAAATTATAACAACAGTAATGAACTTGTGACGTGGGAAAAAGCAAATATTAGAGAGGAATTGAATTCAAGCTTTTTTGAAATGGCATTTAATGATATTGAGCAAGATAATATATTAATAACTTCAGTTAAAAATGAAGATACCAAATTAGTTTTTCGTTATGATTCTAAAAAGAGTAAAGTTGTGGAGGAAACCAGCAACGGAATAGGAGGAAAGGGAGGGGAGGCAACAAAAGATAAAGTGTTTTTATTATCATTGGAGGATGCATTAAATCCCAAATATTGGATTGGGATTAAAGAAAATCTTAGTATATTGCAACGTGCAAATCCATTACCAGATAGAATGGCTTATTGTTCGACATATGCTTTATTTTCAGGATGTATAATAAATTCTAAGACACTTAGTAGCCAATGGATGCTGAGATCCCCTGCTGAAAACAATTACTTTGTTTCTGGACTTACAAATAATGGGGCAGTTTCGAGTTATGGAGCAAATGTTTGGACAGCTTATTTAGGAATCCGCCCAGCAATTAGAATAAAGAGAAGTAGTTTGAATAATTAA